The Aurantiacibacter gangjinensis genome includes a region encoding these proteins:
- a CDS encoding GCN5-related N-acetyltransferase: protein MPSLATSRDWPVRFDHCFQRILLDNACGQPWREVIEAPAYRNAPDSLLQSALTLGEAVLAGKADLHRLNDRSLQMRGKLAAA from the coding sequence TTGCCGTCCCTTGCGACATCGCGCGACTGGCCGGTGCGTTTCGATCACTGCTTCCAGCGGATATTGCTCGACAATGCCTGCGGGCAGCCGTGGCGCGAAGTGATCGAGGCGCCTGCCTATCGCAATGCGCCCGACAGCCTTTTGCAGTCTGCCCTCACACTGGGCGAAGCGGTGCTGGCGGGCAAGGCAGACCTTCACCGGTTGAACGACCGGTCTCTGCAAATGCGCGGGAAACTGGCCGCCGCCTGA
- a CDS encoding ABC transporter ATP-binding protein, translated as MTLSATNLIIQGRLRDVSLTLHPGQITAICGPNGAGKSTLLSALAGLTGADKGEVHLRDEPLADIAPRRRAQAIGYLPQSGEVAWDVSVANLVALGRLPHGDRGADAIAAALAACDLDDLGDRPVSTLSGGEKARALLARVLAGQPQWLLADEPLAALDLAHQHSLLKVLRSQADSGVGVVLVVHDLAIAMNHADRVVVLHGGELAADRTPEDALCEAVIAQVWGVDAHWVGEPKARALVTHR; from the coding sequence ATGACCCTCTCGGCCACAAACCTCATAATCCAAGGCCGCCTTCGCGATGTCTCGCTGACGCTGCATCCCGGCCAGATCACCGCCATTTGCGGGCCGAACGGCGCGGGCAAATCCACCTTGCTTTCCGCGCTCGCCGGCCTGACTGGGGCCGACAAAGGCGAGGTCCATCTTCGTGACGAGCCCCTCGCGGACATCGCGCCGCGCCGCCGTGCGCAGGCTATCGGCTATTTGCCGCAATCGGGCGAAGTGGCGTGGGACGTCAGCGTTGCCAATCTCGTGGCGCTGGGACGCCTGCCGCATGGCGACCGCGGCGCGGACGCCATTGCTGCGGCACTGGCTGCTTGCGATCTCGACGATCTCGGCGACCGCCCGGTGTCGACCTTGTCCGGCGGGGAGAAAGCGCGCGCATTGCTCGCCCGTGTCCTCGCAGGGCAACCGCAATGGCTGCTGGCGGACGAGCCGCTGGCCGCGCTGGACCTTGCGCACCAGCACAGCCTGCTAAAGGTCTTGCGGTCTCAGGCGGATAGCGGTGTAGGCGTGGTACTGGTGGTGCACGATCTGGCCATCGCGATGAACCATGCGGATCGCGTGGTAGTACTGCATGGCGGTGAACTTGCGGCTGACCGAACACCTGAAGATGCGCTGTGCGAGGCTGTCATCGCACAAGTCTGGGGCGTGGATGCCCACTGGGTCGGGGAACCGAAAGCGCGCGCGCTCGTCACCCATAGGTGA
- a CDS encoding TonB-dependent receptor plug domain-containing protein, with protein MLKYLISGVSLLAIALPAAAQDGEDTITVTATGTRGNVDATGQAVTVIVAEEIDAMQGADLTRVLERAPGVSATRTGGVGAQTAVRIRGAVGEQTLAILDGVRVADPAAPSGGFDFGNLLSTDLSKIEILRGSNSTIWGSDAIGGVIVATSRFADGLSASAEYGARDTVNARLAASLADADTGFLGLSGTWFNTDGFSSAASGSEADGFEQWAINGAARYYIDGRSEVFVRSRYAEGDLDIDGFPAPSFTLADTLDTQETRQWTGSAGGTYDSGPLFLSAAYSFADTERDNLDGSGVTTFASEGRSDRIALRGEWRPFGPTLVHFGGEHEWTSYETLFDAGESTRIAGAYLQGGVEWRGIAAHIGGRVDDHADFGTEVSFGADASYDLTADLRLRASIGEGFKAPSLFQLHSDFGNLLLEPEQSTSFDLGLSYGERAMRDSGVYAEATVYRRDTDNLIDFVSCFGVSGGICTDRPDGTYDNVSRARAQGVEAEIWGSPGEGVTLGAVYTFTDAESRDTGLQLARRPKHSALFTAEFAALERGSLGIDVRVVGASFDDALNTVRLDPYEIVTLRGALTVTDTVEVFGRVENLFDADYQTVAGYGTAGVSAHIGARLAL; from the coding sequence GTGCTTAAGTATCTGATCTCAGGCGTTTCTCTGCTTGCTATAGCTTTGCCTGCTGCGGCGCAGGATGGCGAAGACACCATCACCGTGACCGCCACCGGAACGCGCGGCAATGTCGATGCGACGGGGCAGGCCGTCACCGTCATTGTCGCCGAAGAGATCGACGCCATGCAAGGCGCGGACCTCACCCGCGTGCTGGAGCGTGCACCGGGCGTGTCTGCCACGCGGACCGGCGGCGTGGGTGCGCAGACGGCGGTGCGTATTCGCGGCGCTGTGGGCGAGCAGACGCTGGCCATTCTCGACGGGGTGCGCGTGGCTGATCCCGCCGCGCCATCGGGCGGGTTCGACTTCGGCAACCTGCTGAGCACCGATCTTTCCAAGATCGAAATCTTGCGCGGCTCCAACTCCACCATCTGGGGATCGGACGCGATCGGCGGCGTAATTGTCGCCACTTCGCGCTTTGCCGATGGGCTGTCGGCCAGCGCGGAATATGGCGCGCGCGACACCGTCAATGCCCGCCTCGCCGCCAGCCTTGCCGATGCCGATACCGGTTTCCTCGGCCTCAGCGGCACATGGTTCAACACGGATGGCTTCTCCTCCGCCGCGTCGGGCAGCGAGGCCGACGGGTTCGAGCAATGGGCGATCAACGGCGCGGCGCGCTATTACATCGACGGGCGAAGCGAAGTCTTCGTGCGCAGCCGCTATGCCGAAGGCGATCTGGATATCGACGGCTTTCCCGCGCCCTCTTTCACGCTCGCCGACACGCTCGACACGCAGGAAACGCGCCAATGGACCGGCTCTGCGGGCGGCACATACGATAGCGGGCCGCTGTTCCTGTCCGCCGCCTACAGCTTCGCCGATACCGAGCGCGACAATCTCGATGGCAGCGGTGTAACGACCTTCGCCAGCGAAGGCCGGTCGGACCGCATCGCGCTGCGGGGCGAGTGGCGACCATTCGGCCCCACGCTCGTCCATTTCGGCGGGGAGCATGAATGGACCAGCTACGAGACGCTGTTCGACGCAGGCGAGAGCACGCGTATTGCGGGCGCTTACCTGCAAGGCGGCGTGGAATGGCGCGGCATTGCAGCGCATATCGGCGGCCGGGTGGACGACCATGCCGATTTCGGGACCGAAGTCAGTTTCGGCGCCGATGCGAGCTACGACCTTACCGCCGATCTGCGCCTTCGCGCCAGTATCGGGGAGGGGTTCAAGGCGCCCAGCCTGTTCCAGCTGCATTCCGATTTCGGCAATCTGCTGCTAGAGCCGGAGCAGAGCACCAGCTTCGATCTTGGCCTCTCCTATGGTGAGCGCGCCATGCGTGACAGCGGTGTTTATGCAGAGGCGACTGTCTATCGCCGCGACACGGACAATCTCATCGATTTCGTTAGCTGTTTCGGTGTAAGCGGCGGGATCTGCACCGACCGGCCCGACGGCACATACGACAATGTCAGCCGCGCGCGGGCGCAGGGCGTGGAAGCGGAAATCTGGGGCAGTCCGGGAGAGGGCGTGACGCTGGGCGCGGTCTACACCTTCACTGACGCCGAGAGCCGCGATACCGGCCTGCAACTGGCGCGGCGGCCGAAGCATTCTGCGCTGTTCACGGCCGAGTTCGCCGCACTGGAGCGCGGTTCGCTGGGCATCGACGTGCGCGTCGTGGGGGCGAGCTTCGACGATGCCCTCAATACCGTAAGGCTCGACCCGTATGAGATCGTCACCTTGCGCGGGGCTCTGACCGTGACCGACACGGTCGAGGTGTTCGGACGGGTCGAGAACCTGTTCGACGCCGACTACCAGACGGTGGCAGGCTACGGCACGGCGGGCGTATCGGCCCATATCGGAGCGCGGCTGGCGCTGTGA
- a CDS encoding putative bifunctional diguanylate cyclase/phosphodiesterase gives MRARLFSTLHTQPFSLLVASACGMAMAWVCAMKSGIPALGILAVALTALSLVLISLAFWLRANPQLITARWLHDYYPILAFIYASMVGIIAAIALQRAAPLDVQVLAVAYAVAYCGGVCFRSAGRPLLALGQMVCALLPIVLASAMADTAGFIMLAIMLFCFAVSMGFVTLSVFRQLADQILALDTSMKHAAEMREQSRTDAVTGLLNRSGFNHALDTLITTLPEGEKVVLIWLDLHRFKEVNETLGHRTGDKILAEAARRMRVAAPDTGIVARFGSDEFLMAARMRSRAECETLASAVVETLMRAHRVDGKRIESGASVGAALMPDDATSADRLMQSADLALFHAKTMGPHKVRFFDTAMTRALARKKEIEDELRSAIQKDELSIFFQPIVDLETGRIRSFEALLRWFHPEKGELYPDEFIPVAEDTGLIVTLGNWITAQAARTAMAWPEEVTLAVNLSPVQIKAPGAALGILSALRNAGLDPKRLELEVTESLFIEDDASTAAFMADLAREGVKFALDDFGTGYSSLHYINRYPFRTIKVDRSFVSGPHTGRRSDAIIRAVAEMGNTLEMEIVAEGLETIDQVQAVRTAGCTLGQGYYFSRAVPDYLAAMLLTQEAKRLGEHFTLPQERLAG, from the coding sequence GTGCGCGCGCGGCTATTTTCGACGCTGCACACACAGCCCTTCAGCCTGCTGGTCGCCAGCGCGTGCGGCATGGCGATGGCGTGGGTCTGCGCGATGAAAAGCGGAATTCCCGCGCTTGGCATTCTGGCAGTCGCGCTGACTGCGCTAAGCCTGGTGCTTATTAGTCTTGCCTTCTGGCTCCGCGCCAATCCGCAGCTCATCACGGCACGCTGGCTGCACGATTATTATCCGATCCTAGCTTTCATATACGCTTCCATGGTCGGCATCATCGCCGCCATTGCGCTGCAGCGCGCAGCGCCGCTGGATGTACAGGTGTTGGCCGTCGCCTATGCCGTTGCCTATTGCGGCGGCGTGTGTTTCCGCAGCGCAGGCCGCCCGCTGCTGGCGCTGGGGCAGATGGTTTGCGCGCTTCTGCCGATCGTTCTGGCCAGCGCCATGGCCGATACGGCGGGCTTCATCATGCTCGCCATCATGCTTTTCTGCTTCGCGGTCAGCATGGGATTCGTGACACTGTCGGTATTCCGCCAGCTGGCCGACCAGATCCTGGCGCTCGACACCAGCATGAAGCACGCTGCCGAAATGCGCGAACAATCGCGCACCGATGCAGTAACCGGACTGCTCAACCGCTCCGGCTTCAATCATGCGCTCGATACGCTGATTACGACCCTCCCGGAAGGCGAGAAGGTGGTGCTCATCTGGCTGGATCTGCACCGGTTCAAGGAAGTGAACGAGACGCTGGGTCATCGCACCGGCGACAAAATCCTGGCAGAAGCCGCGCGGCGAATGCGCGTCGCAGCCCCTGACACAGGTATCGTCGCCCGCTTCGGCAGCGACGAATTTCTGATGGCTGCGCGCATGCGATCGCGCGCCGAGTGCGAGACGCTGGCAAGCGCAGTGGTCGAGACGCTGATGCGCGCCCACCGGGTCGATGGCAAACGCATAGAAAGCGGCGCATCGGTGGGCGCGGCGCTGATGCCGGACGATGCCACCTCTGCCGACAGACTGATGCAGAGCGCCGACCTCGCCTTGTTCCATGCAAAGACAATGGGCCCGCACAAGGTCCGCTTTTTCGATACTGCCATGACCCGCGCGCTTGCCCGCAAGAAAGAGATCGAGGACGAATTGCGCAGTGCCATCCAGAAGGATGAGCTGTCCATTTTCTTCCAGCCGATCGTCGATCTGGAAACCGGCCGCATCCGCAGTTTCGAAGCGCTGCTGCGCTGGTTCCACCCCGAGAAAGGCGAGCTGTATCCCGACGAATTCATTCCCGTCGCGGAAGATACCGGCCTGATCGTCACGCTGGGCAACTGGATCACGGCGCAGGCGGCGCGCACGGCCATGGCGTGGCCGGAAGAGGTGACGCTGGCGGTCAATCTGTCGCCGGTGCAGATCAAGGCGCCGGGCGCGGCGCTGGGCATTCTCAGCGCGCTGCGCAATGCGGGCCTCGATCCGAAGCGGCTTGAGCTGGAAGTGACCGAAAGCCTGTTTATCGAGGACGATGCCAGCACCGCAGCCTTCATGGCGGATCTCGCCCGCGAAGGCGTGAAGTTCGCGCTGGACGATTTCGGCACGGGCTATTCCTCGCTGCACTATATCAATCGCTACCCCTTCCGCACGATCAAGGTGGACCGCAGCTTCGTATCCGGCCCGCATACGGGGCGTCGCAGCGATGCCATCATTCGAGCCGTGGCCGAAATGGGCAACACGCTCGAGATGGAGATTGTGGCGGAAGGGCTGGAAACGATCGACCAGGTGCAGGCCGTGCGAACCGCAGGCTGCACGCTGGGCCAGGGGTATTATTTCAGCCGCGCCGTGCCCGATTACCTTGCCGCCATGCTGCTGACGCAGGAAGCCAAGCGGCTGGGCGAGCACTTCACGCTGCCCCAAGAGCGCCTGGCCGGCTGA
- a CDS encoding cell wall hydrolase, with product MRRVLLGGALIAAPVIAAETALQPVIEQAPAQAIEPMPFETAGGNFPGSAFYYLEDTPPALGISSGDISQPDTAELALLESPELGSVAASFVARGSDRDVARAQECLTMAIYYEAASESDAGQRAVAQVVLNRVAHSAWPSTVCGVVYQGSTRQTGCQFTFTCDGSLARRPSRGGWERAGRIARSALAGSVYAPVGLSTHYHTLAVSPYWAPSLARTTVIGAHIFYRLPGVAGSAGAFDTAYRGGEPAAASARSASIAAPDPVAMAEADTLAEVPGIAAPPPPSAAPSAAPVQDRLPQSGDVREEYRNAGRWIERD from the coding sequence GTGCGACGCGTTCTGCTGGGCGGTGCGCTGATTGCAGCGCCGGTGATCGCGGCGGAGACCGCGCTCCAGCCAGTGATTGAGCAGGCACCGGCGCAAGCGATAGAGCCGATGCCGTTCGAGACCGCTGGCGGCAATTTTCCCGGTTCGGCCTTTTACTACCTCGAAGATACGCCGCCTGCCCTCGGCATATCGAGCGGCGACATTTCGCAGCCAGATACGGCGGAGCTCGCATTGCTGGAGTCGCCTGAGCTTGGTTCAGTAGCAGCCAGCTTCGTCGCGCGCGGCAGCGATCGCGACGTGGCGCGCGCGCAGGAATGCCTGACCATGGCAATCTATTACGAGGCCGCCAGCGAGTCCGATGCAGGCCAGCGCGCCGTAGCACAGGTTGTGCTCAACCGCGTGGCGCATAGCGCATGGCCTTCCACGGTATGCGGTGTCGTGTACCAGGGCTCGACGCGGCAAACGGGCTGCCAGTTCACCTTTACCTGTGATGGATCGCTGGCGCGTCGCCCCTCGCGCGGCGGGTGGGAGCGAGCAGGTCGCATCGCACGATCCGCCCTTGCCGGTTCGGTCTATGCGCCGGTCGGCCTTTCAACCCATTACCATACGCTCGCCGTCAGCCCTTATTGGGCGCCCAGCCTTGCGCGCACAACGGTGATCGGCGCGCACATCTTTTACCGCCTGCCGGGCGTTGCGGGCAGCGCGGGCGCGTTCGACACCGCTTACCGTGGCGGGGAACCGGCTGCGGCCAGCGCGCGCAGTGCGAGCATTGCCGCGCCCGACCCCGTTGCCATGGCCGAGGCCGACACGCTGGCCGAAGTGCCCGGTATTGCCGCGCCTCCCCCACCCAGCGCCGCGCCGAGTGCCGCGCCGGTGCAGGACCGCCTGCCGCAATCGGGCGATGTGCGCGAGGAATATCGCAATGCCGGTCGTTGGATCGAACGCGACTGA
- a CDS encoding M3 family metallopeptidase — protein sequence MLKSKLLASTMIAALASACATVPESDMAATAGLPTTVDYDPDIPEATSIFAELSPLYMHAPQFDEVADGEWQGIIEEAIAINLAEVDAIANNPNPPTFDNTLVEMERSGQVFSRSYAAFSQIVGANINPTIAEADAALAPQIAAMNDSIYLNADLFARVRAIYDNRAAMAMTAEDAMLLENYYQEFVHRGALLGDEAQAELRTINGRLSTLSSQISQLITQGQNQAAIVVDTREELAGLSDGQIAAAANLATERGHDGKYMLTVSNTTGVPIIGQLQDRGTRERIYRASVDRNQTGETSTLPMIRETIALRNRRAQLFGEPTHANWQMYDRMVSDPARAIGFMTDMVPALRATQEREAAVLQERIAADGESFTLAPWDWEYYAGLVRQERYALDNEEIKQYFVVDRVLEDGIFYMAGELYGLTFEQRDDIPTYHPDVSVYTVFQDGEPIALFYFDPMQRDSKRGGAWMSNFVEQSHLLGLRPVVTNTQNIAPPAPGEPALATWDDVTTMFHEFGHALHGIFADQQYPSISGTNTARDWVEFPSQFHENFAAVPEVLQRYARHHETGEVIPDELVQAINRSSRFNQGHSFGEIIAASLLDMEWASLDPSAATPSDVMAFEAEALQRIGLRSDLVPPRYRTPYFRHIFEHGYDAGYYAYTWTEMLHHDAYSYVVENGGMNREMGDHIVETFLGAGHSKSYEQMFRDFTGRDPRVEPLLEARGLIPDDDGVTGVDGAEGAL from the coding sequence ATGCTGAAATCCAAGCTCCTCGCCTCCACCATGATCGCCGCGCTAGCCAGCGCCTGCGCCACCGTGCCGGAGAGTGACATGGCCGCCACCGCCGGACTGCCGACTACCGTGGATTACGATCCCGATATTCCCGAAGCGACGAGCATCTTTGCCGAATTGTCGCCGCTCTACATGCATGCCCCGCAATTCGACGAGGTGGCCGATGGCGAGTGGCAGGGCATTATAGAGGAAGCGATCGCCATCAACCTGGCCGAAGTCGATGCCATTGCGAACAATCCCAACCCGCCGACTTTCGACAATACGCTTGTCGAAATGGAACGGTCGGGCCAGGTCTTCTCGCGCAGCTACGCCGCTTTCAGCCAGATCGTGGGCGCGAACATCAATCCCACCATTGCAGAGGCCGATGCCGCCCTCGCCCCGCAGATCGCGGCGATGAATGACAGCATCTACCTCAACGCCGACCTGTTTGCGCGCGTGCGCGCGATTTACGACAACCGCGCCGCCATGGCGATGACGGCGGAAGACGCGATGCTGCTGGAGAATTACTATCAGGAGTTCGTGCATCGCGGCGCACTGCTGGGTGACGAGGCGCAGGCCGAACTGCGCACGATCAACGGGCGTTTGTCGACGCTCTCCTCGCAAATTTCGCAGCTGATCACGCAGGGCCAGAACCAGGCCGCCATCGTGGTCGATACGCGCGAAGAACTGGCCGGTCTTTCCGATGGCCAGATTGCCGCAGCCGCCAACCTGGCGACCGAGCGCGGGCATGACGGCAAGTATATGCTCACCGTCAGCAATACGACCGGCGTACCGATCATCGGCCAGTTGCAAGATCGCGGCACGCGAGAGCGTATCTACCGCGCCAGCGTGGATCGCAACCAGACAGGCGAAACCTCCACCCTGCCGATGATCCGCGAGACCATCGCCTTGCGCAATCGCCGGGCCCAGCTGTTCGGCGAGCCGACGCACGCCAACTGGCAGATGTACGATCGCATGGTGTCCGACCCGGCCCGCGCCATCGGTTTCATGACTGACATGGTCCCCGCCCTGCGCGCCACGCAGGAGCGCGAAGCCGCCGTGCTGCAGGAACGGATTGCCGCCGATGGCGAGAGCTTCACGCTCGCGCCGTGGGACTGGGAATATTACGCCGGCCTCGTGCGGCAGGAGCGCTACGCCCTCGATAACGAAGAGATCAAACAATACTTCGTAGTCGATCGCGTGCTGGAAGACGGCATTTTCTACATGGCGGGCGAGCTTTACGGCCTGACCTTCGAACAGCGCGACGATATCCCGACCTATCACCCCGACGTGTCGGTCTACACCGTGTTCCAGGATGGCGAGCCGATTGCGCTGTTCTATTTCGATCCCATGCAGCGCGACAGCAAGCGCGGCGGTGCGTGGATGAGCAATTTCGTGGAGCAGAGCCACCTCCTGGGCCTGCGCCCGGTTGTCACCAACACGCAGAACATCGCCCCGCCCGCTCCGGGCGAACCGGCGCTGGCGACATGGGACGACGTGACGACCATGTTCCATGAATTCGGCCACGCGCTGCACGGCATTTTTGCCGACCAGCAGTACCCGTCTATTTCCGGCACGAACACGGCGCGCGACTGGGTAGAATTCCCCAGCCAGTTCCACGAGAATTTCGCCGCCGTGCCTGAGGTGCTGCAGCGTTATGCCCGCCACCATGAAACCGGCGAAGTCATCCCCGACGAGCTGGTGCAGGCGATCAACCGCTCCAGCCGCTTCAACCAGGGCCACAGCTTCGGCGAGATCATCGCCGCATCGCTGCTGGACATGGAATGGGCTTCGCTCGATCCGTCGGCCGCCACCCCGTCGGACGTGATGGCGTTCGAGGCCGAAGCATTGCAGCGGATCGGCCTGCGCAGCGATCTTGTGCCGCCGCGCTATCGCACTCCGTATTTCCGCCACATCTTCGAGCATGGCTATGATGCAGGCTATTACGCCTACACATGGACGGAAATGCTGCACCACGATGCCTACAGCTATGTGGTCGAGAATGGCGGCATGAACCGCGAAATGGGTGACCACATCGTCGAGACCTTCCTCGGCGCGGGCCACTCCAAGAGCTACGAGCAGATGTTCCGCGACTTCACGGGCCGCGACCCGCGCGTGGAGCCGCTGCTGGAAGCACGCGGCCTGATCCCCGACGATGACGGCGTGACAGGCGTCGACGGAGCCGAAGGCGCACTGTGA
- a CDS encoding FecCD family ABC transporter permease, translated as MTRATLIFAALLAIAVPLSLLAGRVWIDPATTPNAIPILAELRLPRAILALIVGGGLGAAGAAMQGYLRNPLADPGLFGIAPGAALGAVIALYIGAATAVLLPLFALVGAGGAMALLALIAGRTANPSHGIALFTLAGMMIASLAGALTSLAISLSPNAFAMSSIVTWLMGALTDRSWADVALAAPLSLTGIAVLFGAGRSLDALTLGEEAARSMGVQPGRVMALLVIGTGLTVGSGVAVAGIIGFVGLIVPHLVRPLTDKRPSSLIVPSALAGALLVLVADVVCRILPLVTELRLGIALSLIGAPFFLALLLRMRRGLA; from the coding sequence ATGACCAGAGCAACCCTCATCTTCGCCGCGCTCCTTGCCATCGCAGTCCCGCTAAGCCTGCTCGCAGGGCGCGTGTGGATCGACCCTGCGACGACGCCCAATGCCATCCCGATCCTGGCCGAATTGCGCCTGCCGCGCGCCATATTGGCGCTCATCGTCGGCGGAGGGCTGGGCGCTGCGGGTGCGGCGATGCAGGGCTATCTGCGCAATCCCTTGGCCGACCCGGGCCTGTTCGGCATCGCCCCCGGCGCGGCTCTGGGCGCGGTGATTGCCCTGTATATCGGCGCGGCGACGGCGGTGCTGTTACCACTATTCGCGCTGGTCGGCGCGGGCGGGGCAATGGCGCTGCTGGCGCTGATAGCCGGCCGCACCGCCAACCCCTCGCACGGCATCGCGCTGTTTACGCTGGCGGGCATGATGATCGCCAGCCTCGCAGGCGCGCTCACCAGCCTTGCTATCAGCCTCTCGCCCAACGCCTTTGCCATGAGTAGCATCGTCACCTGGCTGATGGGCGCTCTGACCGATCGCAGCTGGGCAGACGTGGCGCTGGCCGCGCCATTGTCCCTCACAGGCATAGCCGTGCTGTTTGGCGCCGGTCGCTCGCTCGACGCGCTGACATTGGGAGAGGAAGCCGCGCGATCGATGGGCGTGCAGCCGGGCCGCGTCATGGCGCTGCTGGTAATCGGCACCGGCCTGACCGTTGGCAGCGGTGTGGCAGTTGCCGGCATTATCGGCTTCGTCGGACTGATCGTACCGCATCTGGTGCGCCCGCTGACCGACAAGCGCCCTTCTAGCCTTATCGTGCCGAGCGCATTGGCGGGAGCGCTGCTGGTGCTGGTGGCCGACGTCGTTTGCCGGATCCTGCCGCTGGTAACCGAGCTGCGCCTCGGTATTGCGCTCAGCCTGATCGGCGCGCCGTTTTTCCTGGCGCTTCTGCTGCGGATGCGGAGGGGACTGGCATGA
- a CDS encoding ABC transporter substrate-binding protein — MPNRELPKQPTIVSLNPCADAILAEIAAPGQLLAISHYSHAERSASMPLEEARRFAATGGTAEEVLALSPDMVVADTFLAPATRAALEEAGIAIHSIGIAQDLEASLGQIAALGEATGNAQEAARLSSDIASAWASASYEGEPVTALLIQEGDIVPGATSLAHAMMERSGFVSLSAARGLGQGAHLPLERVLADPPDVVIAAGSGRMLDHPVLSQLDGLERFELDSTLLYCGGPTIPRALARLGEIRALIHHPPTPSSEEEGETVASGQNPLLFRGGGMGVVP; from the coding sequence GTGCCCAACCGAGAGCTCCCTAAACAGCCCACCATCGTCAGTCTCAATCCGTGCGCGGATGCCATCCTTGCCGAGATTGCCGCGCCGGGGCAGCTGCTCGCCATCTCGCATTACAGCCATGCCGAGCGCAGCGCGTCCATGCCGTTGGAAGAGGCCCGCAGGTTTGCGGCCACCGGCGGCACGGCGGAAGAAGTGCTCGCGCTGTCGCCCGACATGGTGGTGGCGGACACGTTCCTCGCGCCCGCGACCCGCGCCGCGCTGGAGGAGGCGGGTATCGCCATCCACAGCATCGGCATTGCGCAAGACCTCGAAGCGAGCCTCGGACAGATCGCGGCACTCGGGGAAGCGACCGGCAATGCGCAGGAGGCTGCGCGCCTGTCGTCCGATATTGCGAGCGCATGGGCTTCCGCTTCATACGAAGGCGAACCCGTCACCGCGCTGCTGATACAGGAAGGTGACATCGTGCCCGGCGCGACCTCGCTCGCTCATGCGATGATGGAGCGCAGCGGATTTGTAAGCCTCTCCGCCGCGCGCGGGCTGGGGCAGGGCGCGCATCTGCCGCTGGAGCGCGTGCTGGCCGATCCGCCCGATGTGGTGATTGCTGCGGGCAGCGGGAGGATGCTGGATCATCCGGTGCTGTCGCAGCTCGACGGGCTAGAACGTTTCGAGCTGGATTCGACGCTGCTCTATTGCGGCGGCCCGACCATCCCGCGCGCATTGGCGCGTTTGGGGGAGATACGGGCTTTGATACACCACCCCCCGACCCCCTCCTCTGAAGAGGAGGGGGAGACTGTCGCTTCTGGCCAGAACCCCCTCCTCTTCAGAGGAGGGGGCATGGGGGTGGTGCCATGA
- a CDS encoding lysozyme — protein sequence MRKRKAALAMSAAALTLSTAAVSPYDAAQAGPKYASAQMMLEDQIDATKERVDVANLKVSDTMKEALAEEEGVRLTVYRDVAGYPTVGVGHLVLPEDGLSVGDRITYEQALEFLEQDLAKAEEGVRNLVNDLPLYQHEFDALVDLVYNVGEGNVSERKSPRLNAAIQSGDYTAMADQLNYTTAAGKVARGLEYRSERRQAIFMEAAYEDPRAVEVDSAGRANL from the coding sequence ATGCGCAAGCGCAAGGCAGCCCTCGCCATGTCAGCCGCCGCTCTCACTCTCAGCACCGCAGCGGTAAGCCCGTATGATGCTGCGCAAGCAGGGCCGAAATATGCCAGCGCTCAGATGATGCTGGAAGACCAAATCGATGCGACGAAAGAGCGGGTCGATGTTGCTAACCTGAAGGTGAGTGACACGATGAAAGAGGCGCTGGCCGAAGAAGAAGGCGTGCGACTGACCGTATATCGCGATGTCGCCGGGTATCCCACTGTCGGTGTCGGTCATCTGGTCCTGCCGGAAGACGGATTGTCGGTCGGTGACCGCATTACCTACGAGCAAGCGCTGGAATTTCTCGAGCAGGACTTAGCCAAGGCCGAGGAAGGCGTGCGTAATCTCGTGAACGACCTGCCGCTATACCAGCATGAATTCGACGCTCTCGTCGATCTTGTGTACAATGTCGGCGAAGGCAATGTGTCGGAGCGCAAGAGTCCGCGCCTGAATGCCGCCATCCAGTCTGGCGATTACACTGCCATGGCCGATCAGTTGAACTACACGACAGCCGCTGGAAAGGTGGCGCGTGGCCTCGAATATCGTAGTGAACGTCGCCAGGCGATTTTCATGGAGGCAGCCTATGAAGATCCGCGCGCGGTGGAAGTGGACAGCGCGGGGCGCGCCAACCTATAA